TTGGAATCTTTTTATTTGATTCAGAACAATTTCTCCTTTTGACTACTAACAAATATCTCTAAAATATCTGGACAAAATAATTATAAATGTTCCCAAGCAATTATAATTGTTTCAAAAATATAATTGTTCCAGCTTTGTGATTAAATTGTTCTTACTTtataaaataatattttaaaagtATCAAAAAACTTACTCATATATGATGTTATTTTGAAAACGTTATTATGGAAAACACAACGCTATGATTGAAACATAATTTTAATTTTTCATTTGGAAACTGTGTAttatttagtttctgttttGTGTGCGCACGTCTACCTTGGTGTCAACATTCAGCTTCTCCCTATCGATGATGTGGTGCCTGCGCCAGAAAATCGTCCAGCTGCTGTGAGGAATCGTGCGCCATATCTGGGCTAAATAAATGGAAGCGCAGCTGATGGACAGTATTTTTTTTTGACACGACGACACGCAGTAGCGCGCGTTAGAAATAGAACCCTTCTAACTAGTATTCAAATATCACATCGAGTATCAAATATTCGATATGATCCGAGTAAAGTTTAATCCCTGGATCAAAATACGTCCGAGTCTGCGACGGGGCTAGCAGCCTACTACTCCACGAGACGAGCACACAAGGGATCGGATAGATAGATAGATTGTTCGGTAATCAAAAGGCACGACGACTTCACGGGCGCCGGCGTCCTCGTTCGGCCCCCACGGGAGGAGCACAAGGGCTGCCGCACGAGGATCCACCTGCAGTTTTCAGTTTTCCATCAGGCAAACACACAGGACCAAGTCCATCGTTCACTTGTTTCCTCAACTGCTTATCTCGAGGCAAGCGGCCACCAAATAGCACCGCCCCTCCGGCACGAGCACGGGCCACcgggcaccgccgccgcgcgcatCTCCGGAGCTGCCAGCGTGCGCcgcggccctcttcctcctgctgctggATCGCAgctgcgacggcgaggaggtgtaCATCTGCCGGCCTTGACTGATCCGTTCCGTTCTTCTTCGTACGAGTCGCCATCAACAAAACCGATCCATCCCCGCAGCCTCCATACATGTGTTCCTATCCTTTCCTTGCTTTTTACCAAGAGCTATGTCCACGTGCGAGGTGAGCCATGCTGTCGTTCGATGACGGTGACCTGACTAGGACAACGAGAGTGATGGGCTGCGCTTGATTCTAGCAGCATTGCTATTGTACTTTTCGTGGGTACCGAACGGTACCCGGCTGTTGCATTGCGATTAATTAGCTGGTGTTCATAAAAGAGAGGTCCTCGTGCAACTGGTTATCTTCACTCATGCGATTCAAGGATACTATCGTCATAAATTAACAATAATAGTATAGTATGCAGAGAGCTAACTACAAATACGTCAAAAGCACGCGCGTATAACTTATTTCTATAAACACCTACAATGGATCATGGTAGGGTTGATAAAGCACTGGTAAACGTTTCGTTGTCGATGGACACGTCGGCTGGACAGTAAAAGAAACAATCCACTAATCAACCTACCCACCGTAAATAGATTTAATTACTCCCTCTCTCCCTAAAATGGAGCGGTTCTACGGTCTCAAAATTTATCTCGCAATTTTTAGTAACATAGTACTAGTTGGTTTCAACGAGGCAGCGCGTGCGCCATCCAGCACTTTCTCCTTGATTGTCTAATTTGTCTCTGTCTGCATGGCCTCCCGTTAATTGTAGTAGCATAAGCACACGGGGATTCGGATTTCTGCGTCAACACGCGGGGATTCGGACTGGGGGGACGGGCAGGAACCAGGCCCTCCACCGGCAGGGCCACCACGCGGGCCGTTGATCCGCCATCGGACGGCGGGGGGCGCAGCCCAGCGGATCCGACTGACCGAGCCGTGCGGTTAGGCTGGCCTCACCTCACTAATGCTACCCCATTCCTTCGCTCTCCCCCAACTTCCTTAGCTAATctaatcatcatcatcaccgCCAGTCTCCCCGCCGTCGCGCCTCCTCCTTGCCCGGTCCCCGCCTCTCCAACCGgcccggcgcgcggcggcgaccaggccccgccgctgccgccccccGCGTATCTCCTGCCCTCCGCCCCGTCAGTCCGCGCGCTCGCAGGTGAGGATTTCTTCTCCCGCCTCTCGCGTCGTTTCGGGGTGGGGGGATAGGGTCGGAGGATCGCGGGGTGATCTCCCGCGGCTGGTGCGGCGGGGAGGGGACGGATAGGGGAGCGTGGGAGTGGAATTGCCTGCTGTGTCTCGCGGGCCAGTGCGTGGTCGAGGGGGGTGACGGCTGGCCAGTCCGTGCCTGGTAGCGTTAATGTGTGCCTAAAATTCCGACCTTTCCTTTTTCTGTTGTTGGATGTGATTGTAGATGATTCGTGAAATTGGTACGAGACTGGGTTGGTGCTGTAGATGATTGAAATGGAGGAAGGTCCAGGTATCGTGGTGCGGATTGCAGGTATGTATGGGTTGGCTTTTGGGGGCTGCCTGCCCATATAGGCAAAACTAGCTGGCCTCTCTTGCTTTTAGGAAAACTTATACGAGGTGTAAGGGGCGGGAGGTTGCTTTGAATCGGGAAACCTAACATGTTTCATGTGTATCAGTACCCACCATGTCTGCTATGTCTGCCAATTCGTGTATGTCGCACCGCCATGCGTTTCCGCCGACTTTGATGGTACGAGATGCGGAGATGGTGGGGCCACATAATCTCTCTAAGAGGCATGGTTTGCCTGGTCATGTGATTTAGGTTAAGAACAGAAAACCGCATGTGTGCAAGATGAGCCGAACGGCTAATATTAGCTGTATGGCTTGGACTGGGTTCCCCGGGCGTTTCCAGACCGTCGGTTACTACTTTAAATTTCCCCATCTTTTTCGGCGGGATATTCGATTTTATTTTGTCGGCATGTTTTGTCTTAATGCGCTCTGGTGTTATTGGCTTGATTGGAGTAGAGACCTTACACTTATAAACATAGAGAGATGGGAGCTGGTTCAGATCATTTTTTGTGGACAATACTGATGGCTGCTATTTGCAGTACAACTGACAGCATTATAATTAGAAATGCTACTTGATTACGGAGTGATTTTCACCGAACCCCTATTATTGGAAGGCCACGCCTTTGCACTAATCCTCTCCTCTGGGGGTTATTTTCATCTTTTGACTTCTGACAGGAAAGGAGGTGTTCTGCACTTCCATAAATAGACAAAATTTACCTCATTCCAAAAATGTTTGTACCAGAGTTTGCACATTTTGCTTGCCTTTTCTTAGGCATACCTCCACAAATATCCTTTTACCCACATTTTGCATGGCATGCTCTGCAGGGTCCGTCAGTTCAACAGCTTTTTACCAGCTAGTATCAACTGCAAATCTTCCATGTTTACATTAGCATTCTTGATTCAACGGTCTATTCGTTGTAAAGAAGAGGGATAGTAAATTACCATAAATAAAAAGTTCACATGCAAGTTTTTTTTGTCCACCTATTGTCTCCTAAGCAGTATACTTTTCCCAGTACCAACCAAATATGCTTTCACTATAGATGAGAGCACATGTTTATACTATTCACTAAATGTAAACTAAACATCACTTTCAAAATGGCTATGTAAATTTTCTGATTTAAAGTTTTCTGGTGCTCTAAACCTTACAATGTAATTATGATCACCATCATTTCTTATTCAATCGACATGAAAATAGACCAGACCACATTATCATTTATAAATCATAAACATTTATTATATGTTCATTATTGTAGCAGGTGTTGCCAGCAAACCAATGTTTGGTAACTTTTTTCTTTCAATAACCCCGCCATCTGGCTATGCATGATATGTGCAGCATCTTTGGACTATGAGGATGGACTGCTGGAGAAGTATCTAAGTGGTTTCCTATAAAAAATCCAGTGGAGTTAATGACATAACTAATGGATTGACCCAATAATTTAACGACGAATAAGAGTTTCATATATTGCAATTCAAATGTACTTACGTATGTATAGACCCATGTATAGAGGACTGGCATTCAGTTGCAACCATGTAGCTGTTTGTCTAACTCTAGGAGCAAAAGTTTGATTTGTTGCCCTCAAAAGAGCAATTTGATAGGATTATATTTTTAATCAAGTGTTTCTCATAAGTGTTCATATTTTCAGGTATACAAAATATTTGAAGAAGGGCCATAGTACTTGATGCAATGAAGTCAACAGTGTTTTCTGCAGTTGTTGTTTCAATTGGTTATACATTACTTGGATGGGATTTTGCAGCGTTGTTAGGTAATGTTTTTCCTTTGCTGCTATTTTTTGTCATTATAGATTAATTACCTTCAATAGAACACTCAACTATCTTATAACCTTGATTTTATCATCTGACAGAGGCTAATCGTCATATGGAAAAGGAATTTGAATTGGAGAATGGACATTCTATTGAGGGTATAACCATATCAGTCTCAGCATTTGGGGCTATTGTGATAACAATATTCTCTGGATCACTATTAGATTGGCTTGGAAGACGTGCCATACTGGTCCATTCATCTCTGCTATTATTGTTGGGTGGTCTCCTGATGCTGTGGTCTCCTAACATCTATATTCTACTTCTAGCTAGGTTATTTGTTGGATCAGGAAGTGGTTTGGTTTTCACCTGTGTCCCTATTTATATATCCGAAACATCTCCTCCAAATATGAGGGGATTACTAGTAACTATGCCACAGTTTATGTTCATCATAGGAACTATCTTTTCCTATTGCCTGATATTCTGGTTAACACTAATGTCTTCACCTAAGTGGAGAATTATGATTGGTGCGATCTTTGCTCCTTCCATCATCTACTTGGCTTTGTTAGTGTACTACTTGCCAGAGTCACCTAGGTGGCTTGTAAATGATGGAAAGATTAGTGAGGCGAGAGTTTCTCTGCAGTGGCTTAGAGGGAAGAAGCATGATATTTCAGGTGAGAGTGTTGCCAGTTGCCAACTGCTTCCTGATTTATTCACATGTTTTTCATCCAAAGGTGATTAATTCAGATTTCAGAACTGATAGGGAGCAGACTAAACAGATGCAGTCATGTGGACTAGATAAATGTAGAGTTGCAATTGATGTCTGATGGCATGATCATACACAACATTTGCAGTTTTGGAAATAGTACTGTTATGAGTCAAACTGTGGGATAATGAACCAAGATTTAACCATCACCTGTTTCCTTGCTTGGTGTTCATGTGCCAGGGCTATGAGAAATGAATAGGCATAATCTTCTGATTTTTAACTTGCCTTTGGAAATGCTAATTGAACCACACGTTACTGTATAACCTCCTAATATAGAAAGTATTAAAAATTATAACTATGCAAGTAACTAGTAGTCTATTACATGATTTCAGATCCAAGTATCTGAATGGAAGCCAATCCAGTCCTTTTTTTCATATCTGCtgtaaaattacacataaggagCATTTGACAGCTATGCACTTTAACATAAGAGATAGAACAAGTTAGTATGGGGATCTGTATAGCGATTATAGGCTGTGAGGCGATATTGATAAAGTGTTAAGGGTGCTTTAATTACGCATGTTGCATTAACCGTGGTGTCTTGTTTTTGTAAATCTAGCCAACCGATGATTATTTGTTCATTTATAATTTTGTCTAAAGAAGCATAAATGCGCCATGACATCACATAGACCTGCAGGAGAAATAGAAACAATTGTGGAAAGTGTGGACTTTATCTCGGACACAGCCATTGGGACTGATCAGGGTCAAAGTTTTGCTGGACCCATTTCTAGCCAGATTTGGCCCCAGAATACCTTTTATTGGAACCTTTCAGACCCACTAGTTGATCTTCTTGGAAGCATTCATGAGACTATGTCGGAAGCAACAGGAAGCAGAAGGAATAGTTTCTTCCCAGTCTTCAACAGTTTTTCTTTTCTGGAACATGAACATATGAATGAGCACAGGGATGATAGCAATGATCAACAGACTAGGGAGGTTTATTCTGTTGGAGAAGCTAATAATGGAGATGGTTTGCGGACTTCTCTGCTTTCTCAGACAGCAAGTGTTGAAGTTAACGATACAAATACATCTTTTACTTCTGAAGGGAGCTCTTCATATTTAAGAAGGCATGGTACTTCAGCATTTACGCAAGAGTTTATGGCATCTTTACATGATCATGACattgaagaagaagatgaagaaaCCAGTGGGATGGCATTGCCTCACCAGCCTGCATATCAGTATATGGAAAGCTCAAGGAGACATCCATACAGATATCGAATCCTCCGGCTATCTGAAACAGCTGATATGAAGTCTAAATGGCGGGTGCTTCTTCAGCCAGGAATCAGGCATGCCTTGTGTTATGGCATGTTAATTCAAGCTCTTCAGCAGGTATGTTTCTATGTCACTTGTAGCTTTTGTCCAAAATTCTGCACGGAGTTCAGTTCACAATCCTTTTGTAATGGCAACCAATATAATGCTAGTTGGTCTGCTGACAGGTTCTATTTGCTTGTTTCCTGTTTTCTCTCTAAAAAAAATACAGTCAACAGGAATCAATGTCCTTCTCCGCTACACTCCTGAAATACTTAGACAGGTTGGAGTGGTTAGTTTGTTTTCAGACATTGGACTTTCTCCTCATTCAACATCAATTCTCATAAGTGCCCTTAATGCTTTGCTGATGCTCCCTTGTATAACTGCTGCAATGCTGCTGATGGATGTCTGCGGGAGAAGGTAAAGTCTGGGACAACAAAATAATGTTAGTTTACGATTAGTAGAAATGCATCCACAAGAAAACGTCTATGCATACATCACATGGAGTCAATATAAATTTTGGCTGCCTTAACGGATCTCACCGTTATATGTTGTATGATTTTTGAACTCCAATACTTCTCTGACATTTGCATAGTTGTGATTTCATCATTTACTTCTGAGATTAATTTGCATTGAGAACCCTATAAAATTGTTGTTGACATTTTCTACCGGTATTTCGATTTGCCAACGTTTTGAGCAGCAAGTTTATCATGTAGTGATTGTGAATTTTGAGGAAAACATTCAGTTTTTAGTCAAGAAAACATTATTTACAATAGCACATCCCTAAGGAATGCACATATTAATATGTATCTACATTTGTGCAGGGCTCTTATACTGGCGACCACTCCGATCCTGATATTATCATTGAGCGTAATGTCTTTGTCCACCCTGGTGGATATGGGATCATTGGAGCGTGCCATCCTCTTTCACCTTGCATTAACCATTTGCTTCTGCTCCTACGTCATCGGTTTGGGGCCGATACCTAATGTTCTCTGCTCCGAGATGTTCCCAACCAAGGCCCGGGCAACCTGCATGAGCTTTTGTTCTCTTTCCTTCTGGTTCGGAGGGCTGCTTTCAGCATACTGCTTCCCTGTGATGCTGAGTACCATCAGCCTCAGCGGAGCATGTGGGATCTATGCACTTGTGTGCTGCATTGTTCTTTGTCTCGTCTACTATAGAATACCAGAGACGAGTACGCTTAACTTGGAGCTCATCGCCGAGCTCTTCAAATTTTCAAGGCAGTCGAGGTATGTAGCTTAGGTTGCTCGGGACAGAAAGTATGTAGCTCAGGCTGGGTGCTGATCGATGATGTGTGTACATATAACATGTGTAGCTTGGAATGTCAAACTTTTGTGCTAGTTTTAGGAGGATTGGTGATAGTGTGTCTAGCAGTTAATTCTTTTTTCGTTTCAGAATGGTAGCAATGTTTGTAGTGTTTACAGAAAGAAATTATTCACTGCATGTATCCTTTCTGAGATCGAAATAATATTGCTGGGGTTATACAGATTAAATTACCTGTCATTCTTCCAAGAACGATTTTGTTTGCCGTAAAAGCCCATTTGTCGCTGTTTACCGGAACAAAAAGCATGTGCCTAAGAATTTCTAAACGAAGCTAAACATTTTTCAGACGTTACCTCTGCCTCATTTTCCTAGGCGAAATGGTAAATCTGCATTTGATTTATAGCATGCTGTACACATGCAATGCAGCAATGATCAGGGATCTGTTTTCAGTTTTACTAATTTAATCCCTGCTTATTTTACATCCAGACTATATTTAGTCCTATCTACAGAACCAGGAACCATTTTACCTGCCAGGGAGGGACAGAGGTTTAGCCGTTTAGGCCATCCTCTGGTGTCATCCAGCCTTCATTTTCATTCCATTGCACACCTGATTCCAAGAAGCTGGAACACCTTGCTGATTGTGGCATTGGatcatcaccaccaccaccatcttCTTCTCCGTTGGTCACTCGCCGTGGCACCCGGCCTATTTTTGGTTCTGGAAACCGCCTGCGCAACCACTGGAGCCGCAGAAGAGGCGTTGACAAAAGCCAGGGCGAAGCATCGCCACGAAAGGCAGGGATCATCCATCCGAGAAGAGAGCTGGAAGAAAGGCGGAGGACGGGCTCTGACCACCACCACACCCGGTCATGGTCGCCCTCCTCGCCTTCCGgctcctccctctcctcgccctcctccccctcctccgacccagcgccctcgccgccgaggATGGCGCCGACGCGGCGGCGCTCCTCCGGCTCAAGCAGTCGTTCTCGGACCCGACCGGCAGGCTGGAGGCGTGGTCGGCGTCCTCGCCGTCGACGCCGTGCGACGCCAAGAGCCCCTGGCCCGGGGTCCAGTGCTACAAGGGCAACCTCGCCGGCCTCCGGCTGACGCACATGAACCTGTCCGGCTCGTTCGACTTCGGCGCGGTGGCGAAGCTCCCGGGGCTCCACTCCATCAACCTCAAGCACAACAACTTCTCCGGCCCGCTGCCGGCGAGCCTCGGCACCGTGCGCAGCCTCCGTGCGCTGTACCTGTCCTTCAACGCCTTCTCCGGGCCGCTCCCCGCCGACGTGTTCGTCAACATGCGGTGGCTCAAGAAGCTCTACCTCGACGGCAACAACATCACGGGCCCCCTGCCGGCCGACGcgatcgccgccgcgccgcgcctcatCGAGCTCCACCTCGATCGCAACGAGATCGACGGGCCCGTCCCGTTCAAGCTGCCCGCGTCGCTGAAGCTCTTCAACGTCTCCCACAACCGCCTTACCGGCTCGATCCCGCCGGACATCGCCAAGCGCTACGACAAGTCcgccttcgccgggaacgccggcCTGTGCGGCTCGCCCGGGAGCGACAGCGCGGTGTGCGTGGCGGCcgggcccgcgcccccgccgaaGATGCCGCCGCCCACGGCGGCGGATTTCATGGCCGTCCAGGAGGAGACCAGCGTGTTCGTGGTCATCGGCATCATCCTGCTCGTCATCCTGCTGGTCAGCGGCGCCATGGTGCTGATGCTGCGGCAGGACGAGCGGAacagcgccgcgcccgcgtaCGACTACTACGCCGCCGGCGCCACGGGCGCCAGCGCagcaggcgccgccgccggctcgagCAAGCCCGCGGCGGGGTCGCGGTCCGGGGAGATGGTGTCCGTGGacgtggccggcggcgggtcgtccagccacggcggcagcggcgccggcAGCCGGCGGATGGGCGAGTTCGTCCTCCTGACCGAGGACATCCCCGCCTTCGGCCTGCCGGACCTGATGAAGGCGTCCGCCGAGGTGCTCGGCAACGGCACCCTCGGGTCGGCGTACAAGGCCGCCATGCGCAACGGCGTCACCGTCGCCGTGAAGCGCATGCGCGACATGAACCGCGTCGGCCGCGACGAGTTCGAGCAGCACGTGCACATGCTCGGCGAGCTCCGCCACCCCAACGTCCTCCCTCCCGTCGGCTACCATTACCGCAAGGAGGAGAAGCTCATCGTCTCCGAGTACATGGCCCGCGGCAGCCTCCTCTACATGCTGCACGGTAATTAACCAACTAATGAATCAGGCAGCTGCGATTAATTAGCGGCTACTAATCACGTGGCTAATCGATCAATTCAATTGATTAGGCGACCAGAGCCCGAACCGAGTGGTCCTGGACTGGCCGGCGCGGGTGAGGATCGCCGTCGGGGTGGCGCGCGGCCTGGCGTTCCTCCACGAGAAGCTGGGGATCCCGACGGGGCGGCTGGTGAGCATGGACGGCGCGGACttcgacgcgccgccgccgccgccgccgcacgggaACCTCAAGTCCGGCAACATCCTCCTGGACGCGGACCTGGAGCCCCGGCTGGTGGACTACGGCTTCTTCCCTCTGGTGAACTCGGCGCAGGCGCCGCAGGCCATGTTCGCGTTCCGGTCGCCGGAGGGCACCACGCGGGCGGTCGTGTCGGCGCGCTCCGACGTGTACTGCCTCGGCGTCGTGCTCCTCGAGCTCGTCACGGGGCGGTTCCCGTCGCAGTACCTCCTCACCGCGCGCGGCGGCACCGACGTCGTGCACTGGGCGGCGGGCGCCGTGGCGGAGGGCGGCGAGCGGGACCTCGTCGACCCCGCCAtcgccgcgggcggcggggacgcCGCCGTCAGGCTGCTCCGGGTCGGCGTCCACTGCGCCAAGCCCGAGCCGGAGTGCCGGCCGAGCGTGGCGGAGGCCGCCCGGATGATGGAggacatcgccgccgccggcgcgtcgTGATCGCGGCACCGGGAGCGGGAGGAGTGGCACGTCATGCACGGTTGATTGCGCGTGGATGCTTTCATGGGGAGCTCGATCGTCAAATCCTGGCCGTTGACCACAGAGGATGGCAAGAATGGGAGTGGGAGGAGGGTATGGTTGCGCTGGGTGTACATTGGAGGTCTGAATTTGTAAAAAGGGGagcagagagaaaggaagaagaGTCTAGGGGCCTTTTGAGCAAATATTCCTTCTAACGGAGGGGGATGAATTTATGATGAGGAACAAAGATCATCTGTCCCTATTTGTGTGCATGTAAAAAGCAATTCTTCGTCTTAGGATCCTATGTATGTAAATTTTTTTGTAATTAAGGATGTATTGTAGCTTTGAATCTATGTCTTATTTTAGTAAATTTCATGAGGGGATGCTATCTTCAGGTACAACTATAATTTTATATTTCATAAAAAACTATAATTTTATAGAGAATGTAAATCTCCCTCCTCTACATCATTTAGAGATGCACACATCTAATTTACATTATAAGTAGAATGGGACACCATTCCTTTACCATGCCATAGGTGCTTACTATGTAATAAAGCCGTAATATGTAACGTGGTAACTAGTTTTCAGTGAACTAGTAGACCTTACCTAATGATTTAGAAAATACAAATTGAACCATTCATATTTCAGGAGAATGACACGAAGGTGAGATGGTCATTTTATGTATCTTATACATAAATAGAATTGTGGTTTAGAGCATGTGTAAACATTACAGGTTGTTTAAAGTGAAATTTTTATGAATGTACGGGCATAGTTTGA
Above is a genomic segment from Panicum hallii strain FIL2 chromosome 8, PHallii_v3.1, whole genome shotgun sequence containing:
- the LOC112902448 gene encoding monosaccharide-sensing protein 2-like, whose protein sequence is MKSTVFSAVVVSIGYTLLGWDFAALLEANRHMEKEFELENGHSIEGITISVSAFGAIVITIFSGSLLDWLGRRAILVHSSLLLLLGGLLMLWSPNIYILLLARLFVGSGSGLVFTCVPIYISETSPPNMRGLLVTMPQFMFIIGTIFSYCLIFWLTLMSSPKWRIMIGAIFAPSIIYLALLVYYLPESPRWLVNDGKISEARVSLQWLRGKKHDISGEIETIVESVDFISDTAIGTDQGQSFAGPISSQIWPQNTFYWNLSDPLVDLLGSIHETMSEATGSRRNSFFPVFNSFSFLEHEHMNEHRDDSNDQQTREVYSVGEANNGDGLRTSLLSQTASVEVNDTNTSFTSEGSSSYLRRHGTSAFTQEFMASLHDHDIEEEDEETSGMALPHQPAYQYMESSRRHPYRYRILRLSETADMKSKWRVLLQPGIRHALCYGMLIQALQQSTGINVLLRYTPEILRQVGVVSLFSDIGLSPHSTSILISALNALLMLPCITAAMLLMDVCGRRALILATTPILILSLSVMSLSTLVDMGSLERAILFHLALTICFCSYVIGLGPIPNVLCSEMFPTKARATCMSFCSLSFWFGGLLSAYCFPVMLSTISLSGACGIYALVCCIVLCLVYYRIPETSTLNLELIAELFKFSRQSRYVA
- the LOC112902188 gene encoding pollen receptor-like kinase 3, with protein sequence MVALLAFRLLPLLALLPLLRPSALAAEDGADAAALLRLKQSFSDPTGRLEAWSASSPSTPCDAKSPWPGVQCYKGNLAGLRLTHMNLSGSFDFGAVAKLPGLHSINLKHNNFSGPLPASLGTVRSLRALYLSFNAFSGPLPADVFVNMRWLKKLYLDGNNITGPLPADAIAAAPRLIELHLDRNEIDGPVPFKLPASLKLFNVSHNRLTGSIPPDIAKRYDKSAFAGNAGLCGSPGSDSAVCVAAGPAPPPKMPPPTAADFMAVQEETSVFVVIGIILLVILLVSGAMVLMLRQDERNSAAPAYDYYAAGATGASAAGAAAGSSKPAAGSRSGEMVSVDVAGGGSSSHGGSGAGSRRMGEFVLLTEDIPAFGLPDLMKASAEVLGNGTLGSAYKAAMRNGVTVAVKRMRDMNRVGRDEFEQHVHMLGELRHPNVLPPVGYHYRKEEKLIVSEYMARGSLLYMLHGDQSPNRVVLDWPARVRIAVGVARGLAFLHEKLGIPTGRLVSMDGADFDAPPPPPPHGNLKSGNILLDADLEPRLVDYGFFPLVNSAQAPQAMFAFRSPEGTTRAVVSARSDVYCLGVVLLELVTGRFPSQYLLTARGGTDVVHWAAGAVAEGGERDLVDPAIAAGGGDAAVRLLRVGVHCAKPEPECRPSVAEAARMMEDIAAAGAS